The DNA sequence TGACGTAGCTCTTCTGATTTCTTTATCTCTTGCAACACTTCCTGACCATCTCGCTTGGGCAGCCGGAGATCAAGGATAATCAGGTCAGGACGTGGGCTCTTATCCATATCTGTATATGCACCCCGGTGAAATAAGTAATCAAGGGCTTCTTCGCCATCTGTCACCCAATAAATCCTTTTCGGCACCTCGACATCTTCGAGCGCACGCGTTATGAGCACTGCATGACCTTCATCATCTTCAACAAGCAGGATTATTATGGGTTTACTTTCTTCCTTCACTTTTTATAACCCCTATGAAAAGAAAGACGTGTAATGTTTTATATTTTTCTATATTTTTATTTTTTAACATCTTCTAAAAATTTCTTTAATATATATCTGCCGCTCATCAACTAATTCATCAACTAATGAAACAATACTATTATTATCGGTAACAGCAGAACACCCATGCAATTGCTCCTCTTTACACCGGTGTAGATGGGAATGAGCCCGATGGTTGTAGCGACGAAGAGCACCAGTAAGCCCAACCAGCCGGTGATGACGAATACGAGCAGAGTGAGAGAGATAATGATGCCGAATAGCATCTTCCTGTATGGTATCCTGCAGAAGAATAGCGAGACCTGCTTGCCCATATATCGCGTGATGAAGAATGAGAACGCAGATGCAGTTAGCACCGCGATCAGCAGTTGAAAGAGTGCTGGATGTGGAGCGATGCCTTC is a window from the Methanophagales archaeon genome containing:
- a CDS encoding response regulator; this translates as MKEESKPIIILLVEDDEGHAVLITRALEDVEVPKRIYWVTDGEEALDYLFHRGAYTDMDKSPRPDLIILDLRLPKRDGQEVLQEIKKSEELRHIPVVILTNSMNEEDEVQAYSNYVNSYLHKPTNFRDFSGLVQEVGAYWLICNQHPDVGV